The Takifugu flavidus isolate HTHZ2018 chromosome 16, ASM371156v2, whole genome shotgun sequence genome contains the following window.
ACCACCTCCAACAACCTTCAGGCTTCTGCcttctgagggggggggggggtgcacgaTGCTGGAATCTCTGCTATGCGAGCGGCGAGCGATCCCGACGCTCCCGTCGGGGTGGCGCTGAACGCTGTCTTTGTGTGAACCATCCCAGGTGATCGGGACCGCTGCCGCCGGGCTCGGCGACACTCGGGCTGTCACGGGGTTCTTTTCTCCATCGCGTGTTTTGGAATCTTAAACACTTAAAGTGggatctgttttattttatccCTGCGACGAGGAAACGACTGGAAAAAAGAAGTGGGAGTAGCTGAAAAGCAGATTGATGGAAACGTCACCACAGGACAACAAAAGGAGCAGATGTGATTCCAGCCAGGATGTATCTTCTCATCTCGCCATAATCTTTTATGTAACGCTGACCCGGGTGGATTATAGCCCCAGTGGGGACAGAACCCATGTCCTCTGCAGGGAACATGACAAACAGCCTTTTAAAAGTCCTCTGCTTCTGTTGAGGAAATCAATATTGAATCCTGATTATTAATACTTGGCTCCTGTTCCAGCGTCTCCGTGGCTTTGATCTGTGGCGTTTAGCGTTGCCTGTGTGCACCGTGATGGTGGCTGTGGGTGATGACACGGCCCATTAGCACATGTACAAACATGATATTAGCGTAGCCTGATTATAACAAACCTTTAATTGACCTTCAGGCGCCGCAGCTCGCCCCttggccccctctctctctctctctctctctctcctgttgtAACTCAAGCTCGCCTGACCAGTCATACACACGCTGCTTTTAGAGACTTGGGGCTttccctgtgtgtgagtgtgtgtgtgtgtggtgtgtgtgtgtgtgtgtgtgtgtgtgagtgtgtgtgagtatgtgtgtgtgtgtgtgtgtgtgtgtgtgttgtgtgtgtgtgagtgtgtgtgtgagtgtgtgtgtgagtgtgtgtgtgtgagtgagtgtgtgtgtgtgagtgagtgtgtgtgtgagtgagtgtgtgtgtcatcgtGGCTTTTAGGTTCCTAATAAGAGTAATTGGGATGGTCTGAAGGATCCGGAGCTCCCGGGTCTGTCAAATTCCAGgtactccagtttcctcccagcTTGAAAACAGCCCGAGTGAGTCGGCGCCGTCAGCTTAGCGGAGCGCCCTGCAGCGACGGCGTCCGTGTGTCCGACGGGCGATCTGCGACGTTTGAGATAACATCACCTGGGCTTCACCACCTCTGAGTATTTGaatgaacgtgtgtgtgtgtgtgtgtgtgtgtgtgtgtgtgtgtgtgtgtgtgtgtgtgattctgacCGAGCTTCTTGTAGACTTACTTAACTCTTAATCATGTTTGGCTGCTCGGGTCATTAGGAGCTGCTGTAATCTGGAGCCTCCTTCTGAAGATCTGAAGAGCTTAATGCCGTAAAACCATCCGATTCTTCTTCATTTAGCTTCTCTTACACGAGCTGCCGTATTCCCATTCGTGCACGTGATCGTCGCTCGGTCCTGTTGTGTATTTAGTGCCACTCTCGGGGGTTCCTGTGGTGAACGGTCTGTTTTTGGGTCTCTCTCATGCTGTGAGTTGTAAATTGCTTCTCCTCCATTAATTAAACGGTATTAAGTCTCCCTTCCGCCGCTAACGAAGCTCAGATGAGAGTCGAGGCTGAActggagaagcagagcagaCAAACTTGGAGCAGAAGAGCTGGTGGAGGCCGACGTTCCAGCCAGACAACCTGGAATTTCCAGGGTTTTTCACCAGGCAGCACAATCGCTGCACCAGGAGGCCCAATAGTTCGTTTATTTAGCAGCGCATAATTCAGCCCGATCGAAGGACTGATGCTTTAATGAGCACGTGTGAACTGCACGGGTCAGACGGGGTCCGATCGGACCACATCTCAACCCCGGCTGAGCGTTAGCGAAACACACCGATGCTAATCGCTCCAAATGCTACATGACCGTCATTCTAATTGACTTCTAATTTGGTGTGCGTGGGGTGAGCGTGGGCGTCATTTCTTGGCTCTTCACACACCTTTAAATGGAACCACACACTCCTCCCGCGGCCTCTCTGTCCTTCAGCTCGCCGGTTCTCCATCAGGTCCTTGGGTTCCAGCGTGGTTGGCTGCgctgtctttgtctctgggATTACTGGATCCTCGGTGATTATGTGTCTATTAATAGCTTCCTTTACGGGTGTTCACACGCTGCTCCGGTGGTGAGGCTGCGGACCCCGAGGCCTCGCCGCCATCATCGCCGCCCACGACAGAAgcgtgcacgcgtgcacggctcctgcaggagcacTCCGTTTTTAATCGGAGGGGAACTTCGATCCGGTTGGCCTTCGGAATCACGCCTTCATTCGGAACCATTTCCGTTTAAATGGAGCATCAGGGGACAGCAGAATTATTAATGAGCAAACTCAACGAGCCTTTTTGTTAATTGTGGTTCTTTTCACCTTTGGATCCCGATAATTAGTCCGTGCTTTGCTGTTTTCATGGTTGGAATCAGGTGAATCCCAAAACTCGGTGTTAACGGTGCGTCGCAGGTCTGCGGGCTGAACTCTGCCTGACCTGAGCGACCTGCTCCGGGTCTGACGGCTCCGGGTCTGACGGCTCCTCTTCAGCGGAATACTGATGCTGCTGCGGAGCTTTGATGAATAAGTAAAACCCAAGCAGGCAGGAAAGGCActccttcacctgctgctgcagcatcctgCTCTTCCCAGTGACTCCATggttcctgcctgtttcctctatcagttcacacacacacacacacgcccgtcTTTGACCCGATGATCCTGTTGACTCCTCTGTGATTTCATTTGCCGGACAAACAACTCGGGAttccaaagtgctgctgtgtggatgTTTCTAACCTTCCTCTTGCCCTCTTTTCCGGGGATCCctcccttcaccccccccccccccccccccccccccccccccccacagacgtGCCAGCGCCGGAACAGCCGGAGCTGttcctgaagaagctgcagcagtgcTGTACTGTCTTTGACTTTATGGACACGCTGTCAGACCTCAAGATGAAGGAGTACAAGCGCTCCACGCTCAACGAGCTGGTGGACTACGTGACCGTCAGCCGCGGCTACCTGACGGAGCAGGCCTATCCCGAGGTCGTCAAAATGgtgagtgggaggggcttaatGGAGAATTCCCGGAACGTTCCGGTTAAAGTCAGTCGCACGTTGGCGGAAGCTTCAGGACAGGAGAATGAAAAAAGAAGTCGCTGGATTTCTAAAGTTTAATCTGGATGCTGAAAGATTATTTgtgctgttcacacacacacacacacacacacacacacacaccacacacacacacaccacacacacacacacacacacacccccagtGGTAACCAGAGCCCGGTAGAAAGTGTTAACCTCATCGTTCCTCATGTTTACCTTCAGGTGTCTCACAACATATTCCGGACTCTTCCGCCCAGCGACAGTAACGAGTTTGACCCAGAGGAGGACGAACCGACGCTCGAGGCCTCCTGGCCACACCTACAGGTGCGCTACGGGAACTCCCCTGAGGAACTCCTTGATTTCTGTCTAGCGTTAGTGATCAGTCATGCTGGGGGGCCCCCTGGTGGTTGGTTGCACCACAGTTCATGCTGCCTGAAccttggggaggggggggggaactagagagctgctgcctgctgctgctacatGGCTGGGGTGTAACGTGCGTTTGTAAATGACGCTGTTGCtcagctgcttctcctgctggttTTGTTTGGGTCCAAAGAGCCAGATGCTCTGGTCtctcacctcccctcctccttctgtgtGCCTGCTGCCCAGGACTCCTTTAGAAATGAGATGCAAATCTCAAGGAGAAGCTTCCTGGTAaaaccttttttctcttttgtttccttCTATATTTTAggttttacccccccccccccccaaagccaGTTGAACCTTTTTActcccccacttcctgttctgtccaGTCCTCATCCTTCCCACCTCAGACTGCGctgtgtgtgacctttgaccctttgagGTGTGACCCAGTCGTAGTGTTAGCGGGGCTAGCTTGAGGGCTAAGTGACATGTTGGTCTGTCTCACATCTTCACACCAACGTCTCGTCGTGTTCAGCGTTTTAATGCGATGGAACGGGAACGGGTGACCACGATCTTCTCGCCAGTGTCTCCGTGGACGTTAAcatctcccctctttctctttctgtctcctcctctcgtcctccttggctcctcccctctccagttGGTATACGAGTTCTTCATCCGTTTCTTGGAGAGTCAGGAATTCCAGCCCAGCATTGCCAAAAAGTACATAGACCAGAAGTTTGTCCTACAGGTGcgtgcgtccgtccgtccctcggCGTGTCCGTCTctgcgtccccccccccgcctctgcGATGGTCTCACCTCTCTGGTCTTTTCCTCCCGTCCAGCTCCTGGAGTTGTTTGACAGCGAGGATCCTCGGGAGAGAGACTACTTGAAGACAGTCTTGCATAGAATCTATGGCAAATTCCTGGGGCTGAGGGCTTTTATACGAAAACAGATCAATAATATTTTTCTACGGTGAGTCTGTCGGGTATTTCTGGCCCGAGCGGGTCAGGGTGCTTCGTGTTGGGTCTAATTTTGTTGCTCCCTTCTTGTCTCGTCAGTTTTGTTTATGAAACGGAGCACTTCAACGGGGTGGCCGAGCTGTTGGAGATCCTGGGGAGGTTTGTAGACCATGTCCTTTGTGGTTCTGACCATTCTGGTACCGGTTTCTTTCCCAGGCTACAGGACCAATAATAATTTCTGTCTGCAGCTCTTTgatcttcttctctttgtcaGTGAGAAGCTTTCATGTGTTCATGATTAATTAAtgtggtttttcttttgtgATGCGCCCCCATCTCCAGTATAATCAACGGTTTCGCTCTGCCGCTGAAAGCAGAACATAAACAGTTCCTGGTTAAGGTGTTGATCCCGCTCCACACGGTCAGGAGTCTGTCCCTCTTCCACGCACAGGTGAGATCTGTCAACATCTGCTTGGCTTCGTCCAGAGGTGTGATGATGGTTCTGGGCCTCGCCGCCTCAATCTGGAACCGCTTTAAAATGAAAACGAAACATTTCTCCGaatgtggttctggttctgttctcTCCCTGCAGTTGGCGTATTGCATTGTACAGTTCCTAGAGAAAGACCCGACATTAACAGAACCGGTAAGTACGAGAACCGATTTCCCTTCCATTAGCTTCAGGAAGTTAGCTAGGTTAGCTGGTCATTACAGTaagcttcatctcctcctcttcctcgtcagGTCATCAGGGGTTTACTGAAGTTCTGGCCTAAAACCTGCAGTCAGAAAGAGGTGAGACTTTGTGGCCGCTGGCAGTCTGGTGGCTCCGCCTGAGCGTGGGGGGTGACGCGATGCTGTCGCCCTGCAGGTGATGTTTCTGGGCGAGCTGGAGGAAATCCTGGACGTCATCGAGCCGACGCAGTTTGTCAAGATCCAGGAGCCCCTCTTCAAACAGATCTCCAGATGTGTCTCCAGCCCACACTTCCAGGTCAGTCGCCCTGTCCGGCTCTGCGGAGTCGTCCCAGCACTAAGCTCGTGTCTGGAGACGCGTGGCCGTCCGCTCACGGTTGTGTCTGGCCGTCTCAGGTTGCGGAGCGAGCTCTGTACTACTGGAACAACGAGTACATCATGAGCCTGATCGAGGAGAACTCCAGCGTCATCCTGCCCATCATGTTCGCCAGCTTGTACAGGATCTCCAAAGAGCACTGGAACCCGTGAGTGCTGCAACCAACAGATTAGTCACATTGTCACGTTAGACTCGGCCGTTCTTTTGCTGTAAACGAGTGTAGCAGCATCAGGTCAGTCTTTCCTGACCTCCTCTTACATCTTTACCATCAAAATAAGAAACAAGGGAACTTTATTTTGCAATAATTACTGGGGCTGCCAATTCTCCGGCCCAGTGCTGTGACCCTAACTGCTACCTTTGGCTCCCTCTAGCGGCCACCAGGGGTTTAGCACCGACCTGGAGGGCCTAAATCGTGCTATAAATGACAACAGTCGTTGAAGCCTAAAGCGCTGCAGGTTGAGATGGGTTCAGTTGTGACCCTCTGTCCTCTGACCCGCTTACAGGGCCATCGTGGCGCTGGTCTACAACGTGCTGAAGGCCTTCATGGAGATGAACAGTACCTTATTTGATGAGCTGACAGCCACTTACAAGTCAGACCGCCAGCGGTAAGCAGCCGCCGTCGCACCTCCTCGCCGTTACCGACGGGATGCCGTTGGCCTCGGAACAACGGACCGTCCACTGAATTCACGTCTTCTTGGTTTGGTTCtgcagggagaagaagaaagagaaggagcgGGAAGAGCTGTGGAAGAAGTTGGAGGATTTGGAGCTGAAGCGGGGCCTTAGGAGTGACGGGATCATCCCAACTAACAAAAACAATGCCATGCACCCCTAGGCCCCTCCCCttctttcctgcccccccctgcCTTTTTCCTCCTACCCCCCTCTACATCAGCCATGTCTGCCCAGAGCTCTGAGCAAACCCTGAAACAGGTCGTTATGTCTGGATTGATTCAGAGCATCGGCCATTTTCTTAAGATTTTcctcattttgtttttattttttttcctgtgtttgtgcgACTTACTTTACAGTAGATTCATCACGTCTGTTTTCATTATTTCAGCAGCACtgtaaataattatttttttcttttccccttaaACCGATATtattgcagaaaaacaaaacagtaataataaaaaaaaaggaagaaaaaatagAAACCATGAATATGACTTGTGTGGGAGGGGGATTAAAACCATTTTGTGGGCTGTAGGACAGGAAATGAACTCTTGGAAaacaaaaaggagaagaagataGTTTGATTTTAACTCTTCATCCTGCTCTTCGTCGCTCCCATCCCTGATGTAatcttttgttttcctggttctCCTCTTTGCTTCTCCTCTGGATGCCTCCATCTTTACGTTCCCTCTCTTCACACCCCCCCTCAAAACGGCCCCCTCCCTTCTGCTGGATGAAAAACGAACCGGTCACATTTAAAACCAGCGACGGGGGCTCggaaacacacattaacacacacttGCAGTCTCCCCTTTGAGTGCATTTACATGCTCTCGATGTCTTTTCGGACCCCTCCTGGCAACCACTGACGAAAATGTGAAAGTATACCTTCCAAAGTAATTCTTTTGATTTTGCCCCCACCTGGTGGTGGTTTTCAGCTGCTGGCGAGGCAGCGTGAACGCTGACTGGGAGCCAGGGCTGTGGGACCCAGGCCCAGGGCTGTGGGACCCAGGCCCAGGCGTGTGGGACCCAGGCCCAGGGCTGTGGGACCCAGGCCCAGGCGTGTGGGACCCAGGCCCAGGGCTGTGGGACCCAGGCCCAGGGCTGTGGGGCCCAGGGGTGTGGGACCCCAGTCAGCTGCCTGGTCGGACAGAAGATCCCTGCTGATCACAGCCCTCGAGCGCCGGGtcggatgccccccccccgggggacGGTCATCAGGGTTGTTGTCCACGTGTAAACGCACTCAAATTTTGCCTTTTAACTCTGGACGGAAGGGAATTAGTGCCACATTGGAGAAAATACCAGTAAAAATTAGGGGTACATCATAATATGtcattttctttgtctgttttgttttttggttttaatttccactaaaaaaaaaaaaaaagaattgtaaTTTTCATCACAATTAAAATTTTCTCTCAACATAATTTGAAAAAGATCCCctaatttagattttttttttctccccacatGTGGaccaaaagaaaaatcctttcttttttctttttttccgtTTCCGTCCCCGTGTACCTTCCACAGCAGTCCTCCCAGGTGTCAGTCTGGAACTGGTTCCTGGTGCCATTAGATGGATTTGACAGACAAAAGTTATCAGAAGTGCTGAAAGTCATCTAGTCCacctcagcctgctcctctgtcctccgcccaccagggggcgccgtgTTGACTCCACAGTATTAACAGCAGTGGGAAAAAGACAACCCTGTACATTGTTATGGAATGCAGTACACTGATAATCTTGTATCGTGTAGTACTTTAGTTTTTGTGTAGGATCATGTGGAGAGGAGTATCCAGTATATAAAGAGGTATTATGGAACAACTTCCTGCTATTTATGATAGTGTTTCCCCTTTTtactctttctttctgtctgactCCTCCCTCTTGGTTTTTATCTCATTTTCGATATTTTGGAGACGATTCTTTTGACATttggatatatatttttttttagttgggGAGGGTGGGCGGGGGTAGTAGAGAGGGCAGGAGGCCCGGAGCAGACCACTGTGGCGGAGGTGCGATGGTTGaacctccctccttctccctcacagagttgtgtgtgttagAGCGGCCCAGATGTAATATGATCAAACACGGAGGGGAaaacacagattaaaaaaagggttggagaaatacaaatgtttaattattttaaaaaataaagagataTTAAATTAAACCTGTTTTGTGATAAACGCCCAGATGGTGCATTGATTTTATTTACTGacgcaagtgtgtgtgcgcgcgtgtgtgtgtgagagagaacacGGGGGTATAAATAAGTGCATCATTTTACTTGAATCAAACATCTGAATTAAATGTTTAGCAGCAGCGAAAGGGTTAAAACGAGAGTGGGTGTAGCGACACCAACAGGTgagctgaggagctgcaggtgggtgaggaggaggagcgatgaAGGTGCAACACGTGAGTTTCTCTGGTCAAACCCAGGTTTAGTTTGAGGTTTCCTCACCGAATGAGCTTCAGAACTCAACCCGAAGTATATTTAATAAACGGTTTATAcgagggttttgtttttttaatattcaatGATTTAACTGTGTTTGACCGTGAAATACGGAACATAAAGACACTAAGACAAAACGCGGCTGTTTAAAAAAGACGTAATGCAGATTTGAAACGTTCATATTCTATTAAATAACTTCGCTAATTATGATTGTTACAGgcgatttgatttgatttgataataaCCAACCTACGCTCAACCAGAAAAGCCCCTTTAATAGCAAAAGAGCAACATCGCCGCCTACCGTGAAGTACACAATAGAcccaaaatggaaaacaaaatgtttatttttttagccTGCACTGTATTGAAAGGCGTAAACATCGTGTGAATATCAAATGATAtataaaaaccaaaagaaaacccTATCAACTAAATTATAGTTTATTTGGGTGTTCCGTTTAAATGacgaaataaaaacacaaagtgcAGTTACTGGCGTTGCCGGTAGATGGCAGCAGTGGTTCAAAGTTCCGAAAATGCGCGGTAAATTATTTGTGAGTTAAATTAAATCGGTCAAACAGAAACGCAAatgtttttatgattttattttttcaaattcTGAAATACCATGTCATAAATTGCGTAAAAGTGCCGTACACACTGAGAGGGGAAGAAAGCCAAACCAAGAAAGTAGTATGAAAGAATCCCTTTAAGATGACAGATCTCCCATTTGTTTCACCTCTAAATTGGGGTCAGGACTGTAGCTGGTCACCAAATATCTAATTAGCTTCACCTGTCCAGCAGAAGATTCACTGTCCTCTAAGATTCACCCACATTCTATCTCCATTAGGTGGGCTGGGTGTAATTAGTGGAACGCTTCAGTGCACACTCGGCATACTTGTATTAAAAATGCGTCCCTGTGGGCGCCGCTGGAGGTTTTAGCCCTCAAAGCTTCTCAGCTGAGCTGCTTCCTGCAGTAGCGTAGCATTTTTACACATCACAGCTCCATTCATCCCCTTTTTCATTGGTTATTTTGTCATTTGGAGGAACCTTCGAGGATAATTTAGAAGCTTCTGTCTCAGAAGGTTCTTCTCCACACTTGCTTTTTACACTCACACCAGAGTCCAGCATCCTTCAGCCGTCTGGTGACACAGAAGGTTGTTGGGCATCTCCTCTTTTTATATCCACCACTGATCATTTTTCTAAcgtttttattattaatgccGACAAAAGATGAGAATCAGGACTTATTCATCCTTTTCTGTCCGGCTGCTTCCCCAGGAcaaaatatctttattttactttcttctcttttggtGATTATTTACAATTTAACTTGGACCAATCACTGACCTCCAAATAAGAGAAACGATCAAATTCTGCTGCTCTAACATGTGGCAGCCAGTCAGTTACTGTACTGGGAACAGAGAATGTTGAAGGTCTGAAGCCTCCCACAGCTGCCTTAAataacagcacacacacacacacacacacacacacacacaacacacacacacacacaacacacacacacacacacacacacacacacacacacacacacacctatcgAAACTCtaaagtaaagtaaagtaaaaatcACAAACGTTCCCAGCTTTGGGTCTTAGTTTGTTCTCCTGGTGGATTCTTTCTCCTCAGGAATGTTGTAGATGATGGAAAGCTTCCACTGATGCTCAGCAGAGCTCCAACAGACAAAGACTCCACTTAAGTTGTAACCGTTGAGCACTTTAGCTCATTAATAAGAGTTGCGGGGCTTTAATCTTCTTCTGCAGTGTTGTGATGTTTTAAAAGTACAGAACACTCCacagagacaccaggagaacatggagactccacagagacaccaggagaacatggagactccACAGAGACACCAGGACAACATGGAGACTCCacagagacaccaggagaacatggagacaccaggagaacattgAGACTCCacagagacaccaggagaacatggagactccacagagacaccaggagaacattgAGACTCCACAGAGACACCGGGAGAACCTAGAAACTCCacagagacaccaggagaacattgAGACTCCacagagacaccaggagaacctAGAAACTCCACAGAGACACCACGAGAACatggagacaccaggagaacatggagaatccacagagacaccaggagaacatggagactccagagacaccaggagaacatggagactccaggagaacatggagactcTGATTTCTGCTGATGGTGCAGTAGTTTCACTGGTCTGGGACCAGTCTACACGCTGGAATGGTTTTTTCTTCTGGTGCTGATGTTGCTCTTTTTGGCCGTGGAGCTCACCAAGGTGAACAGTGGACCAGGAGAACCCGCCAATTATAATGACCACAGATGTGTTGCTGATGTTTATGTGGCATCTACTGCACGTCTGTCCTGTCCAGGCAGAAGATCCCCCGTCTGTgcctccttcaggtttcttctcaTGAAGGGTTCTGAGGATCTGAGGTCTCACCTGGGCAGATCAAGATTttgaatttgatttgatttgtgagGTCAGGAATCCCAGAATGTCGACACAGCGCAGGTAAATGTTTAACAGCCGAGGAACTCAGAAGAAACCAAACCTACTTtgtcagaagcagcagctcgAAACCCGATATCGTGCTCACCTGTGTGTCCGTATAAAGCAGATAATCCACCCGTTGTCACGGCGACGGAGTCTGTGAATAGTCCACTGTGGGCGACGGGTTGAGTCACGGAAACTTCTGCTGGttttgtttctcctgcagagCTTCAAGTTCCTGCTGCAAATGCTTCCAACACAAGATGTTGGAGACCAGAAACCATCTGTCAAAGTTCTGAAACTCCGCTAGAACCTTCTCTGTTCCACGTGAGGAACACCTGATGGTCAAACTCCAGGACCCGACGGAACCTTCAGTCATCGGCCTGGAGCTGTGGACCATCCAAAGGTTGCC
Protein-coding sequences here:
- the ppp2r5eb gene encoding protein phosphatase 2, regulatory subunit B', epsilon, with product MMGDRPCPPSRAMSSAATTSPSVDKVDGFSRKSVRKAKQKRSQSSSQFRSQGKPIELTPLPLLKDVPAPEQPELFLKKLQQCCTVFDFMDTLSDLKMKEYKRSTLNELVDYVTVSRGYLTEQAYPEVVKMVSHNIFRTLPPSDSNEFDPEEDEPTLEASWPHLQLVYEFFIRFLESQEFQPSIAKKYIDQKFVLQLLELFDSEDPRERDYLKTVLHRIYGKFLGLRAFIRKQINNIFLRFVYETEHFNGVAELLEILGSIINGFALPLKAEHKQFLVKVLIPLHTVRSLSLFHAQLAYCIVQFLEKDPTLTEPVIRGLLKFWPKTCSQKEVMFLGELEEILDVIEPTQFVKIQEPLFKQISRCVSSPHFQVAERALYYWNNEYIMSLIEENSSVILPIMFASLYRISKEHWNPAIVALVYNVLKAFMEMNSTLFDELTATYKSDRQREKKKEKEREELWKKLEDLELKRGLRSDGIIPTNKNNAMHP